From the Streptococcus sp. 29887 genome, one window contains:
- a CDS encoding ABC transporter permease, giving the protein MRSIMKFIKSFFLMEIRNRQAVITGTLLPILMLILMGTAGSSESREGMSYMTYILPGILGMSYASTGLIAFPIMLSSYRENGFLKFIKVTPVKISKIIFSLIITQIILMFLQTLLVLVFCNYILKLGLKYSFPNIIWLSIVLVLSAISLVLIGLIISILSKNVKNTSVFGNLGNLLSTFLGGAFFPTDVWPQFLQPLVKVNPLTHMIAMLRSSLIYNDFVLSDIWNYTFYLVLMIVVCFVISFRYFTYEA; this is encoded by the coding sequence ATGCGTAGTATCATGAAATTTATTAAATCATTTTTTTTAATGGAAATCCGAAATAGACAAGCAGTGATTACAGGAACTCTTTTGCCGATATTAATGCTTATTTTGATGGGAACGGCTGGTTCTTCGGAGAGCAGGGAGGGAATGTCCTACATGACATATATCCTTCCCGGTATCTTAGGTATGTCGTATGCTTCAACAGGTTTGATAGCATTTCCGATTATGTTATCGAGTTATAGAGAAAATGGATTTTTGAAATTTATAAAAGTAACTCCCGTCAAAATTTCAAAGATAATTTTTTCTTTAATCATAACTCAAATAATTTTGATGTTTTTGCAAACGTTACTGGTATTAGTTTTTTGTAATTATATTTTAAAATTAGGCCTAAAATATAGTTTTCCCAATATAATCTGGCTTTCTATAGTTCTTGTACTGAGTGCGATTTCTCTAGTATTGATAGGTTTGATTATAAGTATCCTATCTAAGAATGTAAAAAATACTTCGGTTTTTGGAAATTTAGGTAATCTACTTTCAACATTTTTAGGAGGAGCATTTTTTCCGACGGATGTCTGGCCACAATTTTTACAGCCATTAGTTAAAGTTAATCCTCTAACACATATGATTGCGATGTTAAGAAGTAGTTTAATTTATAATGATTTTGTGTTATCTGATATTTGGAACTATACGTTTTATCTAGTTCTTATGATTGTAGTATGCTTTGTTATTTCATTTAGATATTTTACTTATGAAGCTTAA
- a CDS encoding ABC transporter ATP-binding protein has product MFIKVNNLGYSYNGKSILSNITFGIDRGEVVAIVGKNGSGKTTLFNCLQGIYTDYSGESIVLNSNSKDRASDLLKKIGVQFQTNKFFNKIKICELFEFIGALYNISLSKKEICELLEKVSLKEAYDSYISDLSGGQQQRIALALSMINDPEIIFFDEPTLGLDIQTRKELWNIIKGYKKNGKTILLTTHYINEIIDVCDRLIIIYQGKIAYDDSVENAFNSLPYSHKIVFDYSLAGIDKDFLQSNISKYFSENEFRFMDEELLIFFNDYEKTLTTLSRLCDKEKIELRGVSISEMDLEDMFLIITGGNIHA; this is encoded by the coding sequence ATGTTTATTAAGGTCAATAATTTAGGCTATTCTTATAATGGTAAAAGTATCTTATCCAATATAACATTCGGTATTGATAGAGGGGAAGTTGTTGCAATTGTAGGAAAAAATGGTTCTGGTAAAACTACACTTTTTAATTGTCTACAAGGAATATACACAGATTACAGTGGAGAAAGTATTGTTCTCAACAGTAATTCTAAAGATAGAGCATCAGACTTATTGAAGAAAATAGGGGTTCAATTTCAAACAAATAAATTTTTTAACAAGATAAAAATTTGTGAGCTCTTTGAATTTATAGGTGCTTTATATAATATTTCGTTGTCAAAAAAAGAGATTTGTGAGCTTTTAGAAAAAGTAAGCTTGAAGGAGGCTTATGATAGTTACATTTCTGATTTATCAGGTGGACAGCAACAGAGGATTGCTTTAGCGTTAAGTATGATAAATGACCCTGAAATTATCTTTTTTGATGAGCCTACCTTAGGATTAGATATTCAAACTCGAAAGGAACTTTGGAACATTATAAAAGGATATAAAAAGAATGGGAAAACAATTTTATTAACGACACATTATATAAATGAAATTATTGATGTGTGTGATAGATTAATAATAATTTATCAAGGGAAAATTGCTTATGATGATTCAGTCGAGAACGCATTTAATAGTTTGCCGTATTCACATAAGATAGTATTTGATTACAGTTTGGCTGGAATAGATAAAGATTTTCTTCAATCTAATATATCTAAATATTTTAGTGAAAACGAATTTCGTTTTATGGATGAAGAGTTACTGATTTTTTTTAATGATTACGAAAAAACTCTTACGACGTTATCGCGATTATGTGATAAGGAAAAGATAGAGTTGAGGGGTGTTTCTATTTCGGAAATGGATTTGGAGGATATGTTTTTAATTATAACCGGAGGTAATATACATGCGTAG
- a CDS encoding insulinase family protein, with protein sequence MSKTFCQSTYSNVEVFKVRGFDLDELLIWFNIGTMNEKKDFHGIVHLTEHLLSNITYKGMSFSDFLASKNIKLEMRTGLDSMYIYLVSPLGKISDNFREIFEYLIHGSISEVDFFKEKRIIHKERISRKFDRLKLYQDELNSLIWSKELNVDILGKDLNNIKLEDVLKIKSNLFFSSSMKLYFSGEISDKSIKDTLDDLLLNREGIDENPIVVQNNLVDYFNIGYSDKVLDSNPGVMVSLSYLFDEVLCEKESLILSLLCLLMVNGTSGFLFDNLRKKLADLYFIVARSYYYFDTPIFEVQYIDSKENLENISEINEFILDVFRSSEFIGYIKLHLETCKTELTNIINCQVNSGSMKMFFIYLAKEHQIGRRQIVLESTLNLLDSITSEDISHFLDKISSRKFSIVILK encoded by the coding sequence ATGTCAAAAACTTTCTGTCAATCAACATATAGTAATGTAGAGGTTTTTAAAGTCAGAGGATTTGATCTAGACGAATTATTAATCTGGTTCAATATTGGGACTATGAATGAAAAAAAAGATTTTCATGGAATTGTGCATCTAACGGAACATTTACTTTCTAATATAACTTATAAAGGGATGTCTTTTTCTGATTTTTTAGCCTCCAAAAATATCAAACTAGAAATGAGAACTGGCTTGGATAGTATGTACATCTATCTAGTTTCGCCATTAGGGAAGATTTCTGATAATTTTCGTGAAATTTTTGAATATCTGATACATGGTTCAATTTCTGAAGTTGATTTTTTCAAAGAGAAGCGTATCATTCATAAAGAGAGGATTTCAAGAAAATTTGATAGATTAAAATTGTATCAAGATGAATTGAATAGTTTAATCTGGTCAAAAGAGCTAAATGTTGATATTTTAGGAAAAGATTTAAACAATATAAAATTAGAAGATGTACTAAAAATTAAGAGCAACTTATTTTTTTCAAGCAGCATGAAGCTTTATTTTTCGGGTGAAATATCTGATAAGTCTATTAAGGATACGTTGGATGACTTATTATTAAATCGAGAGGGCATCGATGAAAATCCTATTGTTGTTCAGAATAACTTAGTTGATTATTTTAATATAGGATACTCTGATAAGGTTCTTGATAGTAACCCAGGAGTTATGGTCTCGTTGTCTTATCTTTTTGATGAAGTTTTGTGTGAAAAAGAATCATTGATTTTATCTCTTTTGTGTTTACTAATGGTCAATGGGACGAGTGGTTTCCTATTTGATAACTTAAGGAAAAAATTGGCAGATTTATATTTTATAGTTGCTCGATCTTACTATTATTTTGATACACCTATTTTTGAAGTACAGTATATAGATTCAAAGGAAAACCTAGAGAATATTTCGGAAATAAATGAGTTTATATTGGATGTTTTTAGATCATCTGAATTTATCGGATATATAAAATTGCATTTAGAAACCTGTAAAACGGAGCTTACTAATATAATTAATTGCCAAGTTAATTCTGGAAGTATGAAAATGTTTTTTATTTATTTGGCTAAAGAGCATCAAATTGGTCGGAGGCAGATAGTATTAGAATCTACGTTGAATTTGCTGGATAGTATAACATCAGAAGATATTTCACACTTTTTGGATAAAATATCAAGTAGAAAATTTTCAATAGTTATTCTTAAATAA
- a CDS encoding SagB/ThcOx family dehydrogenase, whose amino-acid sequence MSKISSIEILSKNAFESNIINKYNFQTFHEITKLNILREKILGKNISQIISNPVFIEGSVNSSHSFVTFPKINLPSDFTDYERETKEFREILFSRRSTREFSSESLTLSELSYILNSSYGVSGALENVEKGYYQELRTSPSAGGLYPLEIYFYANNIEGLEVGVYHYNPSEHNLSVLQNGELDLSKYTSYSSIAKKAACVIFITAVFPRLSYKYGERSYRFVHLDAGHLGQNIYLSAESIDIGTLAIGGFFDDEINNLLDIDGVTEGIVYEFLIGHKDEG is encoded by the coding sequence ATGAGTAAAATATCTTCGATTGAGATACTTTCAAAAAATGCATTTGAAAGTAATATTATAAATAAATATAATTTTCAAACGTTTCATGAAATTACTAAATTAAATATTTTGAGAGAAAAAATATTAGGGAAAAATATTTCTCAAATTATTTCTAATCCTGTTTTTATTGAAGGATCGGTCAACTCATCGCATTCTTTTGTAACCTTTCCTAAGATAAATCTACCCTCCGATTTTACCGATTATGAGAGAGAAACTAAGGAATTTAGAGAAATTTTATTTTCTAGAAGAAGTACCCGTGAATTTTCATCAGAAAGCTTAACTCTAAGCGAGTTAAGTTATATTTTGAATTCTAGTTATGGAGTTAGTGGAGCACTTGAAAATGTAGAAAAAGGATATTATCAAGAGCTGAGAACTTCTCCTTCTGCGGGAGGATTGTATCCCTTAGAAATATATTTTTATGCTAATAATATTGAGGGATTGGAGGTGGGGGTTTATCATTATAACCCTTCAGAGCACAATCTATCTGTTTTGCAAAATGGAGAACTTGATTTATCTAAGTATACCTCTTATTCAAGTATTGCGAAAAAAGCAGCGTGCGTAATATTTATTACTGCAGTTTTTCCAAGATTATCCTATAAATATGGAGAGCGTTCATATAGGTTTGTACATTTAGATGCAGGGCATCTAGGACAAAACATTTATTTATCTGCTGAGAGCATTGATATTGGTACGCTAGCTATAGGAGGATTTTTTGATGATGAAATTAATAACTTACTTGATATTGATGGTGTTACAGAAGGAATCGTTTACGAGTTCCTAATCGGACATAAAGATGAAGGTTAG
- a CDS encoding YcaO-like family protein: MKFLSTNLTSIYPFVSDRLVNNKLGIVKDLFYWLPERDDARVFLVAAIAQNFSRMGIEVSTSFNSGAGLTFESAANAAIGETIERYCSAFIQSSDLVLGSYKELSNKYCCVSPKKFAFYNKFQYLESDFPFCIFNESTTVNWTFCKKLGKKEDYLIPAAVTYLPYYPSNDEKLIWYPISTGLSCASDDEEAIVKGIFEVIERDAFSILWYNELSLPKIDITSNEEVYQLYKERFEIPGCKYTLIDMTLDTKIPSVLGILEDERGGILIAAATRLTLKEAVIKTFIELSQGRISWKEDFVQGSKEKYCDDFSDIRDFHSRVMLFTKKSMKSHFNFLLHQNCTVEIQDEKILPYDEQLKILYEKISNLGYDIFYKNLTTSDVYNLDYRVYKVIIPGFIEITNDHLYPRIGGTRIHDVPVTLGLLNKPKTVDEFNKIPHPFP; the protein is encoded by the coding sequence ATGAAATTTTTATCTACTAATTTGACAAGCATCTATCCTTTTGTGTCTGATAGGCTTGTTAACAATAAACTAGGTATTGTTAAAGATTTATTTTATTGGTTGCCTGAGCGTGATGATGCTAGGGTATTTCTTGTAGCAGCTATTGCTCAAAACTTTTCAAGAATGGGAATTGAGGTTTCAACATCTTTTAATAGCGGTGCTGGACTCACATTTGAATCTGCAGCTAATGCTGCAATAGGGGAGACTATAGAGAGATACTGCTCGGCGTTTATACAGTCTTCAGATTTAGTGCTTGGATCGTATAAAGAATTGTCAAATAAATATTGCTGTGTCTCCCCCAAAAAATTTGCTTTCTATAACAAATTTCAGTATCTAGAATCAGATTTTCCTTTTTGTATTTTTAATGAATCAACAACAGTTAACTGGACCTTTTGTAAAAAATTAGGAAAAAAGGAAGATTACTTGATTCCAGCAGCAGTTACCTATTTACCATACTATCCGAGTAATGATGAGAAATTAATTTGGTATCCTATTTCAACTGGATTGTCATGTGCTTCTGATGATGAGGAAGCTATTGTTAAAGGAATTTTCGAAGTGATTGAGCGTGATGCTTTTAGTATTTTATGGTATAACGAGCTTTCTTTGCCTAAGATTGATATAACCTCCAATGAAGAAGTTTATCAATTGTATAAAGAAAGATTTGAAATACCTGGATGTAAATACACTTTAATTGATATGACACTTGATACAAAAATTCCTAGTGTTTTAGGAATCTTAGAGGATGAGCGAGGTGGAATTTTAATTGCAGCAGCGACTAGGTTGACACTAAAAGAAGCAGTGATAAAAACTTTTATAGAGTTATCACAAGGTCGTATTAGTTGGAAAGAAGATTTTGTTCAGGGAAGTAAAGAGAAGTACTGTGATGATTTTTCTGATATTCGAGACTTTCATAGCCGAGTGATGCTATTTACTAAAAAATCTATGAAGTCACATTTTAATTTTCTACTTCATCAAAATTGTACAGTAGAAATTCAAGATGAAAAAATTTTGCCATATGATGAGCAACTTAAAATTTTATATGAAAAAATTTCAAATTTAGGATATGATATTTTTTATAAGAACTTGACAACAAGTGATGTTTATAATCTGGATTATAGAGTATATAAGGTAATAATACCTGGTTTTATAGAGATTACAAATGACCATTTATATCCTAGAATTGGAGGAACTCGTATACATGATGTTCCAGTAACATTAGGACTATTAAATAAGCCAAAAACAGTGGATGAATTTAATAAAATTCCTCATCCATTTCCGTAA
- a CDS encoding PhrA family quorum-sensing system peptide, which yields MRRKRGINKLVTFALLGILTFSNTIPYQQFIQKNKLLEIQVQKKSNGLDVGKAD from the coding sequence ATGAGAAGAAAACGTGGAATTAATAAATTGGTTACATTTGCATTACTAGGTATTCTTACATTTAGTAATACAATCCCCTACCAACAGTTTATTCAAAAGAATAAATTGTTGGAGATTCAAGTACAAAAAAAGTCTAATGGTCTTGATGTTGGGAAGGCTGATTAG
- a CDS encoding helix-turn-helix domain-containing protein, with product MNTLSEKFRLKRKELGLSQKTLAEGICEQSQISKIERGHFMPSADLLFKLSQRLEVPLDYFFNEQIEVKSNLSNFKHLSARLLDDRNYDDLEYLYKIELERSTFLTLEDRMYLEWIKAIIDFYQYDRKHEAISYLENILSKISSNTLIYLKVLNTLSNFYSLVGREEDYEANYSHLIELYQTKNLDHQEFLFGYIRVRYNYAHYLVSKEKYNEAMQEALETIELCKERQTSYQLAPLLVLVGNCGTQFLGKEQVKNYYIEARELCKIYNNPLMLMKIENYLKELDAV from the coding sequence ATGAATACACTCTCCGAGAAATTCAGATTAAAAAGAAAAGAGTTGGGTCTCTCACAAAAAACTCTTGCTGAAGGAATTTGTGAACAAAGCCAGATTAGTAAAATTGAGAGGGGGCATTTCATGCCTTCCGCAGATCTTTTGTTCAAGCTTTCTCAACGACTTGAAGTTCCATTAGATTACTTTTTCAATGAACAAATTGAAGTTAAATCTAACCTCTCTAATTTCAAGCATTTATCTGCTCGTCTATTGGATGATAGAAATTATGACGATTTAGAATATCTTTATAAGATAGAGTTGGAGCGAAGCACCTTTCTTACATTAGAAGACAGGATGTACCTTGAGTGGATTAAAGCTATTATTGACTTTTACCAATATGACCGTAAGCATGAGGCCATTTCTTACTTAGAAAATATATTATCAAAAATATCCTCAAATACTCTGATTTACTTAAAGGTATTAAACACACTGTCTAACTTCTATTCCCTTGTTGGTCGTGAAGAAGATTATGAAGCAAACTACTCTCATTTAATAGAGTTGTATCAGACAAAAAATTTGGACCATCAAGAGTTTTTGTTTGGTTATATCAGAGTTCGTTACAACTATGCTCACTATTTAGTCTCAAAAGAAAAATACAACGAAGCCATGCAAGAAGCCCTTGAGACTATCGAACTCTGTAAAGAGAGGCAAACAAGTTACCAACTAGCTCCCCTGCTCGTTCTCGTTGGAAATTGTGGAACACAATTCCTTGGTAAAGAACAAGTCAAAAATTATTATATAGAAGCAAGAGAGCTATGCAAGATTTATAACAATCCTTTAATGCTGATGAAGATAGAAAATTATTTGAAGGAACTAGATGCTGTTTAG
- a CDS encoding SAG1250 family conjugative relaxase encodes MVVTKHFAVHSTKYRKSLIKYILNPEKTKKLKLVSDFGMSNYLDFPSYEELVEMYQANLTNNDRLYDSRNDRQQLKQTKIHAHHLIQSFSPEDKLTPEEINRIGYETIKELTGGNFRFIVTTHTDKNHIHNHILINSVDLNSDKKLRWDYAQERNLRMISDRLAKESGAKIIPPNRYSHEKFETYRKTNHKFELKQRLYFLMENSKNFEDFVVKASAFNVEMDFSRKYARFFMTDRDMKQVIRGHQLYKRQPYTEDYFREHFATRAIEQRLDFLLPRVRNLSHLLEIAEQLNLKISPKKKHVTFTLKEDDRTISIENKKVSTKHLYDVQFFEDYFDKRDITPEHDLANLVSDFEAYQEERDKDKLPIEELLAAYKDFKEKRDQVQEFEVALAEHQIDKLVKDGLFVRINYGIKKDGLVFIPNRKLDIHDNEKGKFYHVFIRETAQFFIYNKENSDFNRYMRGRELIRQLTHDSKHIPKCRRPTMASLKEKIAELNLLIELDINNKSYQEVKDELIKDIAQLDLTITELQDKVAHLNKVAEVLLNLNNSDPENRRLARYDYGKMNLTPAIKLKQVEKEIEENQNSLTKWIDDYDYKVRRLENFVSILDNTRNQNITKLKQEIKLI; translated from the coding sequence ATGGTCGTCACTAAACACTTTGCGGTGCATAGCACCAAGTATCGTAAGAGCCTCATCAAGTATATTCTCAATCCAGAAAAGACGAAGAAGCTGAAACTGGTCTCTGATTTTGGCATGAGCAATTACTTGGACTTTCCCAGCTATGAGGAATTGGTGGAGATGTATCAGGCAAACTTGACCAACAATGATCGGCTCTATGATTCCAGAAACGACCGCCAGCAACTCAAGCAGACCAAAATCCATGCACACCACTTGATTCAATCATTTTCTCCTGAAGACAAGCTGACACCAGAGGAAATCAATCGCATTGGTTACGAGACTATCAAGGAGTTGACAGGGGGCAACTTTCGTTTCATCGTCACGACTCACACAGACAAGAATCATATCCATAATCATATCCTGATAAACTCTGTTGACCTAAACTCTGACAAGAAGCTCAGATGGGACTATGCCCAGGAGAGAAATCTTCGCATGATTTCTGACCGCTTGGCGAAGGAGTCAGGGGCAAAGATTATTCCGCCCAATCGCTATTCGCATGAGAAGTTTGAAACTTATCGCAAGACCAATCACAAGTTTGAACTCAAGCAGCGTCTCTATTTTCTCATGGAGAACAGCAAGAACTTTGAGGACTTTGTGGTCAAGGCTTCCGCTTTCAACGTGGAGATGGATTTCTCTCGCAAGTACGCCAGATTTTTCATGACCGACCGAGACATGAAGCAGGTCATTCGCGGCCATCAGCTGTATAAGCGCCAGCCCTACACCGAGGATTATTTCAGAGAGCATTTTGCGACACGAGCTATTGAGCAGCGACTGGATTTTCTCTTGCCCAGAGTACGAAACCTCTCTCATCTTTTGGAAATAGCAGAGCAGTTAAACCTGAAAATCTCCCCGAAGAAAAAGCATGTTACCTTTACCTTGAAAGAGGACGACCGAACAATTTCCATTGAGAACAAAAAGGTCAGCACAAAACACCTCTACGATGTCCAGTTTTTTGAGGACTATTTTGATAAAAGAGACATCACACCAGAACATGACTTGGCTAACCTGGTCTCAGACTTTGAAGCCTACCAAGAAGAGCGGGACAAGGACAAGCTCCCAATTGAGGAACTCTTGGCGGCCTATAAGGATTTCAAAGAAAAACGAGACCAGGTCCAGGAGTTTGAAGTTGCATTAGCGGAGCACCAGATTGACAAGTTAGTTAAAGACGGTCTCTTTGTCAGAATCAATTATGGTATCAAAAAAGACGGCTTGGTCTTTATACCAAACCGCAAATTGGATATTCATGATAATGAAAAAGGCAAGTTCTACCATGTCTTTATCCGAGAGACCGCTCAGTTTTTCATCTACAATAAAGAGAACTCTGATTTCAACCGCTATATGCGAGGACGTGAACTAATTCGTCAACTCACTCATGACAGCAAGCATATCCCGAAATGCAGACGGCCAACCATGGCCAGTCTCAAAGAGAAAATAGCAGAGCTTAATCTTCTTATTGAATTAGACATCAACAACAAATCTTACCAGGAAGTCAAAGATGAGTTAATCAAGGACATCGCCCAGTTGGATTTGACCATCACGGAGTTGCAGGATAAGGTCGCTCATCTCAACAAGGTCGCAGAAGTCTTGCTCAATCTCAACAACTCCGATCCAGAAAACAGACGGCTTGCCAGATATGACTATGGCAAGATGAATCTGACACCAGCCATTAAACTGAAGCAGGTGGAGAAAGAAATTGAAGAAAATCAAAATTCCCTAACAAAATGGATAGATGATTACGACTATAAGGTTAGGAGATTAGAGAATTTTGTAAGCATACTTGATAATACAAGAAATCAAAATATCACTAAATTAAAACAGGAAATAAAATTAATCTAG
- a CDS encoding plasmid mobilization protein — MENRYRTNLKKVFLTDQELETLNNRIGQSGCKNFSAYARKVLLNPNMTFLTIDTSNYDDLVFELRRIGNNLNQIARTVNQTHILTPSDRGFLVQGIGQLIKEVEKDFNIKCQQLKEFYGRH, encoded by the coding sequence ATGGAAAATCGTTACCGTACCAACCTCAAAAAAGTCTTTCTGACAGACCAGGAGTTGGAAACCCTGAACAACCGTATCGGTCAGAGTGGCTGTAAAAATTTCTCTGCTTATGCTAGAAAAGTTCTGCTCAATCCCAACATGACCTTTCTGACCATTGACACCAGTAACTATGACGACTTGGTATTTGAGTTGAGACGAATCGGAAACAACCTCAATCAAATCGCACGGACCGTCAACCAGACTCACATCTTAACACCAAGCGACCGTGGATTTTTGGTGCAAGGCATTGGCCAACTCATAAAGGAAGTGGAGAAGGACTTTAACATAAAGTGTCAGCAGCTGAAGGAGTTTTATGGTCGTCACTAA
- a CDS encoding SAG1252 family conjugative relaxosome accessory protein produces the protein MTDHYRIIRKEINLTPGELEQIQELMKQEHAEQFSPFVRQKLMDLVERKQAVTDWFALWQSQKIEQISRDILQVTIMAEQTHQVTAEHLRIILTCVQELMAEVEKAIPLSPDFRDKYMGG, from the coding sequence ATGACAGACCACTATCGTATTATCCGTAAGGAAATCAATCTGACACCAGGAGAACTTGAGCAGATTCAGGAGCTGATGAAGCAGGAACACGCAGAGCAATTCTCTCCCTTTGTCCGTCAAAAGCTGATGGACTTGGTTGAGAGGAAGCAGGCAGTAACGGATTGGTTTGCCCTCTGGCAGTCCCAGAAGATTGAACAAATCAGTCGAGACATTTTACAAGTGACTATCATGGCTGAACAGACCCATCAGGTTACAGCAGAGCACTTGCGAATTATCCTAACCTGTGTGCAGGAGCTGATGGCAGAAGTGGAGAAGGCTATCCCACTTAGCCCAGATTTTCGTGACAAGTACATGGGAGGTTAG
- a CDS encoding Abi family protein — MPNNVFELINFKDYFPLDLDITDKTRLVYRPVLAPTQLKCSLEPALTEEQLYVHMKENSNWSFKYNGNDDFYKQDCIDFLRDIDFQSFSQYGKLVDRKYIEAKRVYLFDSYFRNFLQEILERIEVFLKKSTADALTIGYNKPSYIFEDDALYYSEQSKYRKENPKRLDIVLKTKYHLSRLILEKQDDATIKNQINQYGVVLPWTVFRLMTFGNIASFLVALQPEYRNKVAAYISLPLDKDDNIPAKILLSWCNALRYLRNICSHNGRLYGRLHHTLPAFHHSDRELLVTDSENDSKTLFIYFIAMRHLILSMSIETKNFWNKKLQKLLEESNQEQVDLRHYGFPKNWMDLLAIKI, encoded by the coding sequence ATGCCTAATAATGTATTTGAATTAATAAATTTTAAGGACTATTTTCCGTTAGATTTAGATATTACTGATAAAACTAGGTTGGTTTATAGACCAGTATTAGCACCAACTCAATTAAAATGTTCTCTTGAGCCGGCTTTAACTGAAGAACAGTTATATGTCCATATGAAAGAAAACTCTAACTGGTCTTTCAAATACAATGGGAATGATGATTTTTATAAACAGGATTGTATTGACTTTTTAAGAGATATAGACTTCCAATCATTCTCTCAATATGGGAAGTTGGTGGACAGAAAATACATAGAAGCAAAAAGAGTTTACTTATTTGATAGCTACTTTAGAAATTTTCTTCAAGAGATATTGGAGCGTATCGAAGTTTTTTTGAAGAAGAGTACAGCTGATGCTCTGACGATTGGATACAATAAACCTTCTTATATTTTTGAAGATGATGCTCTCTATTATTCAGAACAATCTAAATACCGAAAAGAAAATCCTAAGAGGCTGGATATTGTTTTGAAAACAAAATATCATTTGTCACGATTGATTTTGGAAAAACAAGATGATGCCACAATCAAGAATCAGATTAACCAATATGGGGTCGTGTTACCTTGGACCGTTTTTCGTTTAATGACATTTGGAAATATAGCGTCCTTCCTCGTTGCCCTACAACCAGAATATCGAAATAAGGTTGCTGCCTATATTAGTCTTCCCTTGGACAAGGATGATAACATTCCAGCTAAAATCTTATTGTCTTGGTGTAACGCTCTTCGTTATCTTAGGAATATTTGCTCACACAATGGCAGATTATATGGTCGCTTACACCATACACTGCCAGCTTTTCATCATTCTGACAGAGAGTTGCTAGTGACAGACTCAGAGAATGATAGCAAGACACTATTTATCTATTTTATAGCAATGAGACATCTTATCTTGTCAATGTCCATAGAAACTAAGAATTTTTGGAATAAAAAATTACAAAAGCTTCTGGAAGAAAGTAATCAAGAACAAGTGGATTTGAGACACTATGGTTTTCCAAAAAATTGGATGGATTTATTGGCAATAAAGATATGA
- a CDS encoding DUF5945 family protein, whose translation MSKTWNFDQPLDDVKPTSSHEERAKIAALFHKQDEKPIEEVDYVAAFEQQQKESKYKDDQTLASTVKQSQPKKVNITSDYKQHLADTIAQNNKDISACQKQIEELHQLIDEKKIQNKKLQAISVAIDDL comes from the coding sequence ATGAGTAAAACATGGAATTTTGATCAGCCACTAGACGATGTGAAACCAACATCGTCCCATGAAGAACGAGCTAAAATCGCAGCACTCTTCCATAAACAGGATGAAAAACCAATTGAAGAAGTAGACTATGTGGCTGCTTTTGAACAACAACAAAAGGAGTCAAAATATAAAGATGACCAAACGCTCGCATCAACCGTTAAACAAAGTCAGCCGAAGAAGGTAAATATCACAAGTGACTATAAACAACACTTGGCTGATACCATTGCACAAAATAACAAGGATATTTCAGCCTGTCAAAAGCAAATTGAAGAACTTCATCAATTGATTGATGAAAAGAAAATCCAAAATAAAAAGTTGCAGGCTATTTCAGTAGCCATTGATGATTTATAA
- a CDS encoding DUF5965 family protein, with product MSVIERLAEKVARQEEKVSRETEKLEHYRDQLQTAMYSTFIKRQQSSQLSFHEALEQAFGKETTLHSNYRNEDTE from the coding sequence ATGAGTGTGATTGAACGTCTGGCTGAAAAAGTAGCTAGGCAAGAAGAAAAGGTCTCACGTGAGACAGAGAAATTGGAACACTATCGTGACCAACTACAAACAGCTATGTACAGTACCTTTATCAAACGGCAACAATCTAGTCAGTTGTCATTTCATGAAGCACTAGAGCAAGCCTTTGGTAAAGAAACCACACTACACTCAAATTACAGAAATGAGGATACAGAATGA